The Endozoicomonas sp. 4G DNA segment AACACATTTCCCGCATGACTGAACTGAATGCAGAACAACGTCTGACGCTGGCTGATATTCTGAAAAGGCTGACTACGAAATACGACAACCTTTTTCAAACCTCTTTCCCGTACTCTATGGGCTGGCACGGTGCACCACTTCACGAAGACGAAACCCGCCACTGGCAACTGCACGCACACTTCTACCCACCCTTGCTGCGCTCGGCTACCGTTCGTAAATTTATGGTGGGCTTTGAAATGTTGGCTGAAACCCAGCGTGATCTCACTGCCGAGCAGGCCGCTGAGCGCCTGCGTAGCCTGTCTGAAACCCACTACCTGGAAGCCTGAGGAAGTGTATTGATATGGATATAAAACAACAGCTGACACACCTGTTTGAAAGCAAATGGGGGGCAAAGCCGGAACACTTTTATCAGGCTCCCGGTCGTGTCAACCTGATTGGCGAACATACCGATTACAATGATGGGTTTGTACTGCCATGCGCCATCAATCACCAGACAATGATTGCCGCCACACCTCGTGATGATCAAAAACTGGTAGTGACTACGGCCAACTTTGACGGTCAGATCACAGAATTTGATCTGGAGCTGCCCATTCAGTCCAGCACTGAAGCTAGCTGGAGTAACTATATCCGTGGCGTAGCCACTGTGCTACTGGAACGTAGCAAGCCTCTGCGTGGTGCCAATATCGCCATTATCGGTAACGTTCCTCAGGGTGCCGGCCTGTCGTCTTCCGCCTGCCTGGAAGTCTGCACGGGATTGGCCCTCAGTCGTTTGGCGGGGGTGGATGTCAGTCTGAAGGATCTGGCCCTGATCGGCCAGGAAGCAGAAAACAACTACGTCGGCGTCAACTGCGGCATCATGGACCAGATGGTGTCAGCCTGCGGTGAAGACGGTCATGCCATGTTGCTGGATTGTCGCAGCCTGGAAACCCGCTCGGTAAAAATACCCGAAGGCGCAGCCATCGTTATTATCAATTCCAACAAAAAGCGTGGACTGGTTGATTCTGAATACAACACCCGTCGTCAGCAGTGTGAAGCGGTTGCCCGGCATTTTGATGTCAAAGCCCTGCGGGATGTTTCTGTTGAGATGCTTGAGGCTCACAGGGATGAACTGGACGAAGTATCTTATTGCCGTGCCCGTCATGTTATTACAGAAAATAGCCGCACACTCGAAGCCGCTAAAGTCATGCCTGAAGGGAACCTGAAACGAATGGGGGTTCTGATGGCTGAATCTCATGCTTCCATGCGAGATGATTTCGAAATTACCGTCCCCGCCATTGATACTATTGTGGAGTTGGTTAAAGGCGTCATCGGTGAAGACGGCGGTGTTCGTATGACCGGTGGCGGTTTTGGTGGCTGCGTAGTCTCTCTGACACCAGCGGACAAAGTCACTGCTATCAAACAGGCAATAGCAAGTGACTACGAAAAGCAAACGGGCCTGAAAGCCGATATTTATGTCTGCAAAGCCAGCCAGGGCGCATCCAGCATTACCTGACGTAGTTGATCCATTGTCCCTGCTTTCTCTTATAATGAACAGCCATTAACGTGGGTTTAGAGGAGCAAAGCCTATATAATTGCTCCTTTGCCTGACAGATGGTATTGAGGGACTGGCTTTGGACACAATCACTGTACGGGGTGCAAGAACCCACAACCTGAAGAATATCAATCTGGATATGCCCCGGGACAGCCTGATTGTCATTACCGGTCTGTCCGGATCAGGAAAGTCGTCCCTGGCCTTTGATACCCTGTACGCAGAGGGTCAGCGCCGCTATGTAGAATCATTATCTGCTTATGCACGACAGTTTCTTTCGATGATGGAAAAGCCGGATGTTGACCACATTGAAGGTTTGTCACCTGCCATCTCCATTGAACAGAAGTCCACCAGCCATAACCCTCGCTCGACAGTCGGCACTATTACCGAAATATACGACTATCTTCGTTTGCTGTTTGCCAGAACCGGCACACCCCGTTGTCCAAAACATCACTTGCCGCTGGAAGCTCAGACCGTCAGCCAGATGGTAGACCAGGTGCTGGCACTGCCCGAAGGCACCAAACTGATGCTGCTGGCACCGGTAGTCAGGGATCGCAAAGGCGAACACCTCCATGTTTTCAGTGAACTGAGAGCTCAGGGGTTCATTCGTGCCCGCATTGATGGCATTGTCACCGACCTCGACAACCCACCTGAGCTGGATAAAAAGAAAAAGCACACCATTGAAGTGGTGGTTGACCGCTTCAAGGTGAGGGCTGACCTGCAATTGCGTCTGGCAGAATCTTTTGAAACCGCCCTGGAGCTGACCGATGGACTGGCAGCGATCAGTTTTATGGAGGGTGAGCAGCAGGACATTGTCTATTCTGCTCGCTTTGCCTGCCCGTCCTGTGGCTACAGCATCAATGAGCTGGAACCGCGCATGTTCTCGTTTAACAATCCGGCGGGAGCCTGTCCCACCTGTGATGGTCTGGGGGTCAAGCAGTTTTTTGATGAAGACCGTATTGTTCAGCACCCGGAATTAACCCTGGCGGAAGGGGCTATTCGTGGCTGGGATCGCCGCAGCGTCTATTACTTTCACTTGCTGAAGTCACTGGCTGCGCACTTCGGCTTTGATATTGATACCGCTTTTGATGATCTCACGGCTGAGCAACAGACTATTATTCTTCATGGCTCTGGTGAGGAACAGATTGATTTCAGTTATGTGAACGACAGAGGTGATGTTTACAAAAAGCGTCATCGCTTTGAAGGCATTATCCCTAACTTTGAACGCCGTTTCCGTGAGACAGAGTCTCAGTCGGTGCGCGAAGAGCTTTCCAAATACCTGAGCACCCAGCATTGCCCAAGCTGTAAAGGCACGCGTCTTCGTCAGGAATCAAGACATGTCTTTATCGAAGATGAGACACTGCCCAACCTGGTGAAACTGCCGGTAGAGCGTGCACTTGCTTATTTCGAACAACTGAGTCTGCCCGGTCAGAAAGGGGAGATTGCTGAAAAAATCCTGAAAGAGATCTGCGATCGTCTGAGCTTTCTGGTAAATGTGGGTCTTAACTACCTGACGCTTGATCGAAGTGCGGATACCCTGTCAGGGGGTGAAGCCCAGCGCATCCGACTGGCCAGTCAGATTGGCGCAGGTCTGGTGGGCGTCATGTACATTCTGGATGAGCCCAGTATTGGTTTGCACCAGCGGGATAATGAACGACTCCTGAATACCCTGACCCGTCTTCGCGACCTGGGTAATACCGTGATTGTCGTAGAACATGACGAAGATGCCATTCGCACTGCCGACCACGTGATTGATATCGGTCCCGGTGCCGGGGTTCATGGTGGTGAAATTATTGCCCAGGGTACGCCTGCCCAGATTATGGACAATAAAAAGTCGGTCACCGGCCAATACCTGAATGGCACTAAAAACATTGCGATACCTGAGCAGCGTACCCCCGTGGATAAAAAGAAGCGGCTTAAACTCACCGGCTGTACCGGCAACAATCTGAAAAATGTCACTCTGGAAATCCCGGTGGGGTTGATGACCTGTGTCACTGGCGTTTCCGGCTCAGGAAAGTCTACCCTCATCAACAGCACTCTATACCCTGTCGCTGCCCAGGCCCTGAACGGTGCAACCACTTTAACCGCCGCAAAGCACAAGAAGATCAGCGGTCTGGATCACTTCGATAAATGCATCGATATTGACCAGAGTCCTATTGGTCGTACTCCAAGGTCCAACCCTGCCACCTACACGGGCATTTTCACCGCCATTCGTGAACTGTTTGCCGGAACCCAGGAAGCCCGCTCCCGTGGTTACAAACCCGGTCGTTTCAGTTTTAACGTGAAGGGGGGGCGCTGTGAAGCCTGTCAGGGGGATGGGGTCATCAAGGTCGAGATGCATTTCCTGCCGGATATTTACGTGCCCTGTGACGTCTGTAAGGGCAAGCGCTACAATCGTGAGACTCTGGACGTTAAATACAAAGGCAAGAATATTCATGAAGTTCTGGAGATGACCGTCGAGGAGGCCCTGGAATATTTTGAACCGATTCCTGCCGTTAAACGGAAGCTGCAAACCCTGATGGATGTTGGTCTGTCGTATATCCACCTGGGGCAAAACGCTACCACACTCTCCGGAGGTGAGGCACAACGGGTGAAGCTGGCCAAGGAACTTTCCAAGCGGGATACCGGCAAGACTCTTTACATTCTTGATGAGCCAACAACAGGTCTACACTTTCACGATATTGAACAGCTTTTGGCAGTGCTGCACAGGCTTAGGGATCGCGGTAATACCGTGGTTGTGATTGAGCACAACCTGGATGTGATCAAAACAGCAGACTGGATCGTTGACCTGGGACCTGAGGGCGGTGATGGAGGCGGTCAAATCATTGCCGAGGGTACACCTGAAGTGGTGGCCGACAGCAAAGTGTCTCATACCGGTCGATTTCTGAGGCCAATGCTGGTGTAACCTGATTAATGACCCGGCTCTGTGATACAAACAGAGCCATTACCCATGCTCAAACCTCAGTATTAACGTTTATCGATTGAAGCTATAGTACCGATAAAGCATGATTCTCTTTTTAACATTTTGCCTTGATTTTCTTTCATGACAGGCATCTCGGCTTAAGCACTTTAAGGAGTTCACTATGTGGGGCAAGAACGGCTTAGAAAACAGCCTGGTCGGCAGCACCAGAAACGATGACACCATCACCCTGATTGCTACCGGCACTGAAGTTGAAGGAGATATTCGTTTCCGTGGCACTGTTCATGTTGAAGGCAAAATCATAGGTAATGTCAGCTCCAATGATGGCAAACTGCAACTGATTGCCGGTAGCCGTGTAGACGGTAATATTCACGCTGCCCATGTAGTCATCAATGGTTGTGTGACTGGCGACGTTTATGCCACTGATAAACTGGAGCTATCGGACAAGGCCCAGATAGAAGGCAATGTCTACTACGATGTCATGGAAATGGTGGCTGGGGCTGCCATCAATGGCAAGATAGAACGCATGCACAAAGACGGTGAACTTTTGCTCAATACTTCTGAAGAAGAAAATGAAGCCGAGGTCAGGCAGCTCGAATCCACCTGATCCTCTTGGAGGAAAGGGTTTACTCTTTTTGAATGTACTCCCTCTTTTACTGAAATCCGAACCCCTGAAGACAACAAACGAACATCATCGAAAACAAACGAAGACAACGCAGACTTTTATGCAAAAACACCTACCTGATCACAAAAATATTGATATAGATCAATTAATCAGTAAGCGTTACTACGTATAGTAGAAACCACAGGAGCGAGGGCAAATGCACAATAAGAACAACTTCACAATAAAAAATGATACAGGGAATCAAGCACAAAAAGCATAACACTTGATGTAGCCAACTAATAAAAAGCCAGGTTTGAGGGGACCTGGCTTTTTATTTTATTACCCGTGAAAACAGAAATCCTGCCACTACGACCACACCAATAATTACCACAAATGCATCGTTCCTGAGCTTTCGGTATTGCTTGAGCCTTTCAGACCGGTAAAGCCCTATAACCGGAACAAAAAACAGGATAACCGCCATCATGGGAGCCACTACGGCATCCATAATCATCAGGATACTCCAGTCACTTATACCGGCAACCCAGCACCCCAGGGCCACCAGAAAAAGACTCAAGCGTCTGGGTCTGGCAGAAGGGGTTGTTAATTGACCGGGCCTGAACTTTTCCAGACCTACGCCAATAAAGCCATTCATGACTTCAATGGTGCCAAGAAAAAAACCAAAGAAAGACGTTAAAATTGCCACAAAGGCAATAACAGGTGCCAGACTCGAAAAAAAACGGTTACCGGGTTGATTAGCCAGAATGGAAAGAGTCGGAAGGTTTTGTGCCTTGGCAAGCTCTATCTGCTCCGGCGTCAAAGCCAATATACACGAAAGTACGAAAAACAGTGTTATAAGCAGTAGAAGCAGAGAGCTTTTGAAATGAAT contains these protein-coding regions:
- a CDS encoding polymer-forming cytoskeletal protein, giving the protein MWGKNGLENSLVGSTRNDDTITLIATGTEVEGDIRFRGTVHVEGKIIGNVSSNDGKLQLIAGSRVDGNIHAAHVVINGCVTGDVYATDKLELSDKAQIEGNVYYDVMEMVAGAAINGKIERMHKDGELLLNTSEEENEAEVRQLEST
- the uvrA gene encoding excinuclease ABC subunit UvrA, with the protein product MDTITVRGARTHNLKNINLDMPRDSLIVITGLSGSGKSSLAFDTLYAEGQRRYVESLSAYARQFLSMMEKPDVDHIEGLSPAISIEQKSTSHNPRSTVGTITEIYDYLRLLFARTGTPRCPKHHLPLEAQTVSQMVDQVLALPEGTKLMLLAPVVRDRKGEHLHVFSELRAQGFIRARIDGIVTDLDNPPELDKKKKHTIEVVVDRFKVRADLQLRLAESFETALELTDGLAAISFMEGEQQDIVYSARFACPSCGYSINELEPRMFSFNNPAGACPTCDGLGVKQFFDEDRIVQHPELTLAEGAIRGWDRRSVYYFHLLKSLAAHFGFDIDTAFDDLTAEQQTIILHGSGEEQIDFSYVNDRGDVYKKRHRFEGIIPNFERRFRETESQSVREELSKYLSTQHCPSCKGTRLRQESRHVFIEDETLPNLVKLPVERALAYFEQLSLPGQKGEIAEKILKEICDRLSFLVNVGLNYLTLDRSADTLSGGEAQRIRLASQIGAGLVGVMYILDEPSIGLHQRDNERLLNTLTRLRDLGNTVIVVEHDEDAIRTADHVIDIGPGAGVHGGEIIAQGTPAQIMDNKKSVTGQYLNGTKNIAIPEQRTPVDKKKRLKLTGCTGNNLKNVTLEIPVGLMTCVTGVSGSGKSTLINSTLYPVAAQALNGATTLTAAKHKKISGLDHFDKCIDIDQSPIGRTPRSNPATYTGIFTAIRELFAGTQEARSRGYKPGRFSFNVKGGRCEACQGDGVIKVEMHFLPDIYVPCDVCKGKRYNRETLDVKYKGKNIHEVLEMTVEEALEYFEPIPAVKRKLQTLMDVGLSYIHLGQNATTLSGGEAQRVKLAKELSKRDTGKTLYILDEPTTGLHFHDIEQLLAVLHRLRDRGNTVVVIEHNLDVIKTADWIVDLGPEGGDGGGQIIAEGTPEVVADSKVSHTGRFLRPMLV
- the galK gene encoding galactokinase — protein: MDIKQQLTHLFESKWGAKPEHFYQAPGRVNLIGEHTDYNDGFVLPCAINHQTMIAATPRDDQKLVVTTANFDGQITEFDLELPIQSSTEASWSNYIRGVATVLLERSKPLRGANIAIIGNVPQGAGLSSSACLEVCTGLALSRLAGVDVSLKDLALIGQEAENNYVGVNCGIMDQMVSACGEDGHAMLLDCRSLETRSVKIPEGAAIVIINSNKKRGLVDSEYNTRRQQCEAVARHFDVKALRDVSVEMLEAHRDELDEVSYCRARHVITENSRTLEAAKVMPEGNLKRMGVLMAESHASMRDDFEITVPAIDTIVELVKGVIGEDGGVRMTGGGFGGCVVSLTPADKVTAIKQAIASDYEKQTGLKADIYVCKASQGASSIT